One part of the Acidobacteriota bacterium genome encodes these proteins:
- a CDS encoding helix-turn-helix transcriptional regulator, with product MTEKPTREGTYMISAVARRYDIHPQTLRMYEREGLLTPSRTDGNTRLYGEEDLERLETILSLTRELGVNLAGVEIILNMRDKMDRMQREVNEFVNYVKQELARGVGDWEQRLDTALVKVDPGSRVRPASPDEEPPRR from the coding sequence ATGACGGAAAAGCCGACGCGCGAGGGGACGTACATGATCAGCGCCGTAGCGCGACGCTACGACATCCATCCGCAGACGCTTCGAATGTATGAGCGCGAGGGCCTGCTGACGCCGTCGCGGACCGACGGGAACACGCGCCTGTATGGCGAGGAAGACCTTGAACGTCTCGAGACGATCCTTTCCCTCACGCGAGAGCTGGGCGTCAACCTGGCTGGCGTCGAGATCATCCTCAACATGCGCGACAAGATGGACCGGATGCAGCGAGAGGTGAACGAGTTCGTCAACTACGTGAAGCAGGAACTTGCCCGCGGCGTCGGCGATTGGGAGCAGCGTCTCGACACCGCCCTCGTCAAGGTCGATCCCGGCAGCCGCGTCCGGCCCGCCAGTCCTGACGAAGAGCCCCCAAGACGCTAA
- a CDS encoding AAA domain-containing protein encodes MPAPCPDCNGTRWRTREIDGVRRAERCGCWHDALTRDLLSRARIPTRYAKCGFDTFTSYPNDRLLNAVARARAFAQAFPVVEKGLLFIGPPGIGKTHLAVSALRVVVEKGCRSVYYDTRSLLAEIRAAFDPVTRASQSAILTGVMEADLLVLDDLGAERPTEWVEETMNLIVNSRYNERRPTVFTTNYEDVPETDNLDSLRVRVGFRMHSRLREMCEFLEFDGPDYRGFEHRPTSDDLAQGWKHRPRHRLPARAGNVVKARSTGHGGRRRKRAAGENEQLDLGWGGGRAGNG; translated from the coding sequence ATGCCAGCTCCCTGCCCGGATTGCAACGGCACCCGGTGGCGCACCCGCGAGATCGATGGCGTGCGCCGTGCCGAACGATGCGGGTGTTGGCACGATGCGCTGACCCGAGACCTTCTGTCACGAGCGCGTATTCCAACGCGCTACGCGAAATGCGGCTTCGATACGTTCACGAGCTACCCGAACGACAGGCTCTTGAACGCCGTCGCCCGGGCCCGGGCATTTGCCCAGGCGTTCCCGGTAGTAGAGAAGGGACTGCTGTTCATCGGCCCGCCGGGGATCGGCAAGACCCACCTTGCGGTTTCGGCCTTGCGCGTCGTGGTGGAGAAGGGATGCCGCAGCGTCTACTATGACACCCGTTCGTTGCTGGCGGAAATCCGGGCGGCGTTCGACCCGGTTACCCGAGCGTCGCAGTCCGCGATACTGACCGGCGTGATGGAAGCGGACCTGCTCGTGCTGGATGATCTGGGGGCGGAGCGGCCAACAGAATGGGTGGAGGAGACGATGAACCTGATCGTGAACAGCCGCTACAACGAGCGGCGCCCGACGGTGTTCACGACCAACTACGAGGACGTGCCGGAGACTGACAACCTCGATTCGCTCCGTGTGCGCGTCGGCTTTCGCATGCACTCGCGGCTGCGCGAAATGTGCGAGTTTCTTGAGTTCGACGGCCCCGACTACCGCGGATTCGAACACCGCCCGACCTCGGACGACCTGGCGCAAGGCTGGAAGCATCGGCCCCGGCATCGATTGCCGGCCCGCGCCGGCAACGTGGTCAAGGCGCGATCCACCGGGCATGGTGGTCGCCGCAGGAAGCGTGCGGCGGGAGAGAACGAGCAGCTCGACCTCGGTTGGGGCGGAGGCCGCGCCGGGAACGGGTGA
- the hemW gene encoding radical SAM family heme chaperone HemW → MPDRTRPEEVGAGALGLYLHIPFCTSICNYCNFNRGLLDKDLKRHYVDVLRREIGCAGDQSPVDSIFFGGGTPSLLGADEVAALVSACGEAFDVATDAEVTLEMNPESASETYVADLLATGVNRISLGVQSFDDRELARLSRMHDADGAREAVAAIRRAGCENLSLDLMLWLPAQRPEDVAASIDTAIGLTPDHLSLYLLELYPNAPLREEMARANWSLAPDEEAATMYLEALARTDAAGYEQYEISNVARPGHRARHNLKYWQDGAWLGFGCGAHSTRDGARWRNVSAIARYADAVERGETVIEEHRMLSRDERLGDALFTGLRLTEGIDLISLGCRYGVDVEARFGCRVRPYIDAGLLSENEGRWRLSRHGMLVSNEVLGAFV, encoded by the coding sequence ATGCCTGATCGCACCCGACCCGAAGAGGTCGGGGCAGGTGCGCTCGGCCTCTATCTCCACATTCCTTTCTGCACGTCGATCTGCAACTACTGCAATTTCAACCGCGGTCTGCTCGACAAGGACCTGAAGCGGCACTACGTCGACGTGCTGCGGCGCGAGATCGGCTGCGCCGGAGATCAATCCCCGGTCGACTCCATCTTCTTCGGTGGCGGCACACCCTCGCTACTGGGCGCGGATGAGGTGGCGGCGCTGGTCTCGGCCTGCGGCGAGGCGTTCGACGTCGCGACCGACGCCGAGGTCACGCTTGAAATGAATCCGGAGTCGGCGTCGGAGACGTACGTTGCTGACCTGCTCGCCACTGGTGTCAACCGCATCAGTCTCGGCGTCCAGTCGTTCGATGACCGTGAACTTGCCCGCCTCAGCCGAATGCACGATGCCGACGGCGCACGTGAGGCGGTCGCCGCGATTCGACGCGCGGGGTGCGAGAACCTGAGCCTCGACCTCATGCTTTGGCTGCCTGCGCAGCGACCGGAAGATGTGGCGGCTTCGATCGACACGGCGATAGGGCTGACGCCGGATCATCTGTCGCTCTACCTGCTCGAGCTCTACCCGAACGCGCCGCTGCGCGAGGAGATGGCGCGGGCGAACTGGTCACTGGCGCCGGATGAGGAAGCGGCGACTATGTACCTCGAAGCGCTCGCCCGGACGGATGCGGCGGGCTACGAGCAGTACGAGATATCCAACGTCGCGCGCCCTGGCCACCGTGCACGCCACAACTTGAAGTACTGGCAGGATGGCGCGTGGCTCGGCTTCGGCTGCGGTGCGCATTCTACGCGTGACGGCGCACGGTGGCGGAACGTCTCCGCGATCGCCCGATACGCCGACGCCGTCGAACGGGGCGAGACGGTCATCGAGGAGCACAGAATGCTCTCTCGGGACGAGCGCCTGGGTGATGCTCTGTTTACCGGCCTGCGGCTCACGGAGGGAATCGACCTGATCAGTCTGGGTTGTCGCTACGGCGTCGACGTCGAGGCTCGGTTCGGATGTAGAGTGCGGCCCTACATCGACGCCGGCTTGCTCAGCGAGAACGAGGGCCGGTGGCGTCTGAGTCGACACGGCATGCTGGTTTCGAACGAAGTGCTGGGGGCTTTTGTCTAG